The Streptomyces rimosus genomic interval CGGGAACTTCGCGTCAAAGTGCGGGAAGTCGCTGGCGAACAGCAGGTTCCGGGCCAGCCCCTGGTCGATGAGCACGGGCAGCAGCGGGTCCTCCGGCTCCACCCCCAGGTAGCACTGTCGCTTGAAGTAGGTGCTGGGCCGCTCGGGGAGCGGCGGCCGGTCCTTGGCGAACTGCTCGGCGTGGTCGTCCATCCGGTTCAGCCAGAACGGGGCCCAGCCCGCCCCGCTCTCCATGAAGGCGAACCGCACTCCGGGGAAGCGCTCCAGGACACCGCCGGTGATGAGGAGCATGACCGCCGTCATGTGCTCGAAGGTGTGGCTGACGAGGTGCCCCTGCATGGTGTCGTGGGTGCGTTCGGTCCCGATACGGGGGATGCGCGCGACCCCGAACCCCTCGTGGAAGCACACCGCCACGCCGTGTTCCTGACAGAACTCCCACAGCAGGTCGTAGACCGGGTCGTCGACGTTGCTCCCGGCCACGGTGTTGGGCCGCAGGATGACGGTGCGCACGCCCTGCTCCAGGGCCCGGCGCGCCTCGTCCACGGCCAGCACGAGGTCGTGCTGCGGCAGCGCGGCGACCGGGAACAGCCGCTCGCGGTCCGCGGCGCAGTAGGCCAGGGCCCAGTCGTTGTACGCCTTGGCGACCTCGTACGCGAAGGCGGAGCTGCGCAGGGCCGGGAGCAGGCCGAGCACCTTGGACGGGAAGATGTAGGCGCGGCTGATGCCCTCCCGGTCCATGGCGGCGAGCCGGTCCTTGGGGTCCAGGCCGCCGCGCCGCAGCGCTCCGAGCACGTCCACGGCGGCCGGGTCGTCGGACTTCCAGCTGCCGGGGGTGTACGTGGCGCC includes:
- a CDS encoding amidohydrolase family protein, whose product is MVAHRDYPVIDADSHIVLPDSDDWWRGRLPEKYAAWMPSYQDGRLTAEGRVIEQPSSTFHGRPTQAAWFGSTQGATYTPGSWKSDDPAAVDVLGALRRGGLDPKDRLAAMDREGISRAYIFPSKVLGLLPALRSSAFAYEVAKAYNDWALAYCAADRERLFPVAALPQHDLVLAVDEARRALEQGVRTVILRPNTVAGSNVDDPVYDLLWEFCQEHGVAVCFHEGFGVARIPRIGTERTHDTMQGHLVSHTFEHMTAVMLLITGGVLERFPGVRFAFMESGAGWAPFWLNRMDDHAEQFAKDRPPLPERPSTYFKRQCYLGVEPEDPLLPVLIDQGLARNLLFASDFPHFDAKFPGAVTALADRKDIDETAKRQLLCDNARRFFGID